The following is a genomic window from Prevotella sp. E13-17.
ACTCCCTGCCAACGTAGTGCGTAAGATAGGAGGATTCAATCCGCTGTTCTATCATTATGGCGAGGATAACAACTACTACCAGCGTCTTGTCTTTCACAACGTGAAGACGCTGTTGGTACCTGCTGCCACAATGTGTCATGACCGACAGTTATATGGCAACATAGAAGCATACAAGAATAAGCTCCTACATAGAGATATTCTTTTCATTACCGCAGATATCAATTTGTCGGTTACCAAGATTCTTTTTTTCTTGGCGCGCAAGCTTATTCGTCTCTATACAACAGAACGCAAACAATATCGTATAGGTGGCTTCACGAAAGAAATGCTATGGACCATAGGTCACATTGTAACGATACGTAAATCGCGAGATAAGGACAGAATGGCAGGAAACTCATCATGGATTTAATCAATTGAACGACTATGCGTATCGCTTATATTCTCAGTGCGACAATCCCCAATGGTGGTGCTACTAAAGCATTCGTATCACTTCTTCAAGGACTAACGAAGAAAGGGGTGGAACCTTTTATAGTATGCCCTGACAAAGATGGCATATATAATGAGTTTGTTGCTATGGGAATACCGACATTGGCTTTGACTTATCGACCAGCCACCTATCCCTACCTTCGAACTATAAAGGACAAATTGCTCTTCTTGCCTCGTACAATAGCACGTCTATTGGTAAACAGAAAAGCGGCAAGAAGTCTGACGCGATGGCTTAAAGGTCATCATGTTGAAATGATACACACCAATGTTGGAATCATCGATATCGGCTTCAAAGCTTCACGAAACTTAGGTATTCCTCATATATACCATATCCGCGAATATGCTGATAAAGACTTTGGAATGCATTATTTCCCACGCAAAAGAAGTTTCCAAAAACAATTGAGGAAGTCGCACTCCTACTCTATCTGTATTACTAAAGACATTCAAAACTATCATAGAGAGAAGGACCATGTATCATCAAGAGTTATATACGATGGAGTTCACCCTGCAACAACCACTTATCCAAAAGAAGAGAAGCAAGATTATTTGCTCTATGCTGGACGTATAGAACCAGCCAAGGGACTCGATTTACTTTTAAAAGCATACACCAAAGTAATTAAGGATTGTGGAAAAGATAGTCTTCCGCCGCTTTGGGTTGCAGGGCACATTCAACAACCTCTGTTCCATCATGAGTTAAAGCAATATATTGAAGATGAGAATATTGACGGCAAGGTGCGTTGGTTGGGAGAAGTTGAGAACATAAAAGAGTTTATGCGCCACGCTCAAGCTTTAGTCATACCATCACGCTCAGAAGGTTTTGGACTATGCATGCCTGAGGCTATGTTTGAGGGGTGCTTATGCATAGCTCATAATACAGGAGGGACCAAAGAACAACTTGACAACGGACGTAGGCTAAAAAGAAAGGAAATAGCATTTGGGTATAACTCCACAAACGAATTGGCAGAGATTTTGAAGAATCTTTTCAATGGAACAATAAAGAAAGAAGAAACGGACGTCATGATTGCTGATGCCTTTGAGGTAGTAAATACGCTTTACAGTACAGAAGCTGACGCAGAGAACGTCTTTAAGTTTTACAAAGAAATACAGAGCAGATGAATATATATTTACGACTAAGTTATAAATGGCGAGCTCTATGTTCGCACTTATATACAGTTCTTATACGTAGCAGTTTTGCCCATATTGGCAAAGGCACTCTCTTCATATATAAAGCCGACATGCTTCGTGGTTGTCCGTATATAAGTATTGGTAACAATACAGAGATAAGCCAGAACTGTCGTCTTACCGCATGGGATAGACACGAAGAGCAACAATTCTGTCCTAACATAAAAATTGGAAACAACTGTAAACTTGGACCCTATTCACACATCACTGCTATTGGTAACATTACCATAGGAGATAATCTGCTCACAGGTTCTAACGTACTTATTAGCGATAATGCTCACGGAAGTCTTCAGGACACCAATTTGCCCCCATTGGAACGCCCTTTGAAGACAAAAGGAGACATTCATATTGGAAATAATGTCTGGATAGGCAACAACGTGTGTATTCTTTCTGGCGTAACTATTGGCGATTGTGCCATTATTGCTGCTGGCAGCATTGTAAACAAAGATGTACCAGCTCACTCTATGGTGGCAGGCGTTCCTGCAAAAGTCGTAAAAGCACAATAAATCATAAAGTTATTAGTTTATATTAATATGAAAGCACGCGTTATAGCATATTACCTTCCCCAGTTCCATCCAATACCTGAAAACGACCAGGTTTGGGGTCCTGGTTTCACAGAATGGACAAATGTTGCCAAAGCCCGTCCCCTATTCAAAGGTCACTATCAGCCACGTATTCCTGCTGACTTAGGCTTCTACGACTTACGCTTACCTGAGATTCGTGAGCAACAAGCACAGATGGCTCGTGAAGCAGGTGTTGAGGGTTTCTGCTATTGGCATTATTGGATGGGGAATGGACGACAATTACTACAGCGTCCTTTCAACGAAGTCTTAGCGTCAGGTAAGCCCGACTTCCCATTCTGTCTGGCTTGGGCAAACCACGATTGGACAACAAAAACATGGCAACGTGGTAGCGGACGCATAGAAACTAATAGATACATTGCGAAGCAGGAATATCCTGGAGATGAAGACTATACTAATCACTTCAACTATGTTCTTCCAGCGTTCAAAGATCATCGTTATATTACTGTTGACGGAAAACCTATATTCCTCATCTTCGATCCATATCGTTTTACCGATGTCATGCACTTCATAGAACTATGGCGTGAATTAGCAGACAAGAACGGATTACAAGGAATATACTTTATTGCTATTGGCAACGCCACCTCTACTGTACGCCGTAGGGCAGACGGGACACTTGAAAAGGTAATGCCGAACATTAAAAGCAGCGCGGAGGTATATAACAACTTCCTTGCACTTGGTTTTGATGCTGTGAATCCTTTTGGAAAGCCAAGAGCAGAAATGTGGTACACAGGAAAATATCGCAGACTTACGCAGAAGGCGATACGACGTTTCCTGCCACAACTTCCAGCAGTACGTTTCGATTATCCAAAAGTTATGCGTTACTTCTTTGCTCCTGAGGATTCTTGGGAAAATGTTTTCCCAACAATAATGCCACAATGGGATCGTAGTCCAAGAGCAGGAAATTTCGATGGAGTATATGTTAATGCCACCCCAGAGCATTTTAAAGAACACATTGCTAACGCCCTGGATATTATCAGTCAAAAATCGCCAGAACACAAAATTCTTTTTCTTCGCTCATGGAACGAATGGGGCGAAGGCAACTATGTAGAACCCGATGAGCGATTCGGACACGGATATCTTGATGCTTTACGCAACAGTTTGATGCCTACAAAATAAAAGTAAGGTCTATGCAGAAAGTTGTTATTATCGGACATTTCGGATTTGATAGCAAGAAACTCAGTGGACAGACTATAAAGACTGAAATTGTTACTCAAGAACTCATAAAAAAGTATGGGGCTGACGAGATTGGGAAGGAAGACACACACGGAAAATGGCGCTTTCTTATCAAATCTCCGCTGATAGTTCTTCGTGCTCTTAGAAATGGAAGGAACGTCATCATGATGCCTGCATATAAAGGCATTTGGGTAATAACACCGTTTCTAGTCCTTTTCAACATATTCTTTCATCGCAGCCTTTTTTATGTAGTTGTAGGTGGATGGCTTCCTGATTTTCTAAAGAAACATCGCCTTTTCAGTAGTTTTTTTTATTCATTCAATCAAATTTATGTTGAGACCAACATGATGCTTACCAGCATGCAGGAGTTAGGGTTCAGTAACGTCAGCATAATGCCAAATTTCAAACACCTTGAAATACTTTCATATATGGATATTGACAGTATTCCCACTCCACCTTATAAACTATGCACCTTCTCGAGAATAATTAAAGAAAAAGGAATTGAAGACGCAATACGTGCCGTAAATAATTGCAATAAGATACTAGACAAGACAGCATATACTCTTGATATCTACGGGCAGAATGAGCAAAATGAATGGTTCACGAAGCTTATGAAAGAACAACCGCCACACATAAGTTACAGAGGTAACATTCCATTCAACAAAAGTGTAGAAGCATTACGTAATCACTTCGCACTACTCTTCCCAACATATTATCGTGGTGAAGGATTTGCTGGCACCCTAATCGACGCTATGGCTTCAGGACTTCCTGTCATAGCAACGAAATGGCATGCTAACGAAGAGTTTATCAAAGACGGAGATAATGGGTTCACATTTCCTGTTCATGATGTGGAGGCTTTGACGTCTATACTTCTTGACTGCTATAAAAATCCAGATAAAATATTATCTATGAGGAAACGACAGTTAGACAAGGCTCAAGAATATGCTCCCTCAAAGGCAATAATAGTTTTAACCGACAAACTCAATTAACATTCTATTAAAAAGGGAAAAGCACTACTTTTGCATTGGTAAAGTGGTACTATTACGGCGTAAAAGTAGCACTTTTAACTTCCAATACTGCCACTATTGCACCCGGTCTAGCCCCTAGAATGGTTGTTTCTATGGGCTAGATTGGGTCTGTTCAGGGGCTTGAAGTGGCTGTCCCAGCCCCTGGAAGTAAGCAACGCAGCCCCTATAACCGAAACAATAGTGTAGCAATAGTGGCAGTATTGGGGCCGTTCCAGACTCTAAAAGTGGACGTTTTAGACTTTAAACTGGCAGCAATATGGCTGCTGTTGGCAAACTATCGCGCGGGTTTCTCATCTTATTTTCGTAACTTTGCGACAAAAAGTCGCTTAGTTACTCTGTCTCGGAAGAAAAAACAAACAAGTTTGCTTTGTTCTTCTCTCGTTTTTTCGTAACTTTTCCTTTGGAGAAGTTACTTCGTCTCGGAAATAAAAAGAAAAACAAGTTTTCCTTTTGTATTTCTCTCGACTTTTCGTAACTTTGCAACCTAAAATAACTAAACAAAGAATAATGAGCCAAGATCTTGTATCTGTCATTATGCCAACCTACAACTCGGGGCGACACCTCAAGGACAGCATCGACAGCATACTGAATCAGACATACCGCAACATCGAACTGCTGATCACCGACGATCACTCGGACGATGACAACACGCTGCAAATTCTGCACAGCTATGTGCAGCAAGACCAGCGTGTGAATGTGTTGTTTCTGGACAGCAACCATGGTCCTGGCTATGCCCGCAACAAATCAATCGAGCGGGCCAAGGGGCGCTACATCGCTTTCTGCGACAGCGACGACCGCTGGATGGCTGATAAACTGGAGCAGCAGATTGCCTTCATGCAGAAGGAGCAGCTGGCGCTGAGCTACAGCTCGTTTGTGACCTGCGACGACAACAACTGCGAACGCGGGGTGGTGATTGCACCGCGCGAGTTGACCTTCGGACAGCTGAAGCGCGACAACAAGATTGGTTGTCTGACGGCTGTTTACGACGTAGAGGTGCTGGGCAAGAAATACTATATGCCTGCCATCCGCAAGCGCCAGGACTGGGGATTGTTTCTCTCTATCATACGTGACTGCAAAAGGGCTGCCGGCATACAGACACCGCTGGCCTACTACCGCATGCGCAAGGGGTCGGTGTCGCACAACAAGCTGGGGCTGATTAAGTACAACATACTGATTTATCAGAAGGTGTTGGGCTTCTCTAAGTGGAAGTCGGTGGCTTACTTCTACCTGCTGTTCATGCCTACCCACTCGCTGAAAGTGATGAGGAGTAAAATAGATAGTTTCCGGTACCTTCAGAAAAAGCACAAATAAACTCTTAATTATATATAATAATAGCTACGATTGCTCGTTACTATTATATATTAATAACGAGAAGACCTCAACAGATATATGACCAAACTTGAGAATGGATATGTACTAGACGGTATGAACGAGATTGAGCGCAACATCAAACGCATTGTTGACTTCCTGATTGCCACCGTCGCACTAGTTATCTTTTCGCCACTATTCGTGATATGCTATTTCTTGGTGAAACATGAGGATGGCGGTCCTGCCATTTTCAAGCAGGAGCGCATTGGCCGCTTTGG
Proteins encoded in this region:
- a CDS encoding glycosyltransferase — encoded protein: MRIAYILSATIPNGGATKAFVSLLQGLTKKGVEPFIVCPDKDGIYNEFVAMGIPTLALTYRPATYPYLRTIKDKLLFLPRTIARLLVNRKAARSLTRWLKGHHVEMIHTNVGIIDIGFKASRNLGIPHIYHIREYADKDFGMHYFPRKRSFQKQLRKSHSYSICITKDIQNYHREKDHVSSRVIYDGVHPATTTYPKEEKQDYLLYAGRIEPAKGLDLLLKAYTKVIKDCGKDSLPPLWVAGHIQQPLFHHELKQYIEDENIDGKVRWLGEVENIKEFMRHAQALVIPSRSEGFGLCMPEAMFEGCLCIAHNTGGTKEQLDNGRRLKRKEIAFGYNSTNELAEILKNLFNGTIKKEETDVMIADAFEVVNTLYSTEADAENVFKFYKEIQSR
- a CDS encoding DapH/DapD/GlmU-related protein, with the translated sequence MNIYLRLSYKWRALCSHLYTVLIRSSFAHIGKGTLFIYKADMLRGCPYISIGNNTEISQNCRLTAWDRHEEQQFCPNIKIGNNCKLGPYSHITAIGNITIGDNLLTGSNVLISDNAHGSLQDTNLPPLERPLKTKGDIHIGNNVWIGNNVCILSGVTIGDCAIIAAGSIVNKDVPAHSMVAGVPAKVVKAQ
- a CDS encoding glycoside hydrolase family 99-like domain-containing protein; its protein translation is MKARVIAYYLPQFHPIPENDQVWGPGFTEWTNVAKARPLFKGHYQPRIPADLGFYDLRLPEIREQQAQMAREAGVEGFCYWHYWMGNGRQLLQRPFNEVLASGKPDFPFCLAWANHDWTTKTWQRGSGRIETNRYIAKQEYPGDEDYTNHFNYVLPAFKDHRYITVDGKPIFLIFDPYRFTDVMHFIELWRELADKNGLQGIYFIAIGNATSTVRRRADGTLEKVMPNIKSSAEVYNNFLALGFDAVNPFGKPRAEMWYTGKYRRLTQKAIRRFLPQLPAVRFDYPKVMRYFFAPEDSWENVFPTIMPQWDRSPRAGNFDGVYVNATPEHFKEHIANALDIISQKSPEHKILFLRSWNEWGEGNYVEPDERFGHGYLDALRNSLMPTK
- a CDS encoding glycosyltransferase family 4 protein encodes the protein MQKVVIIGHFGFDSKKLSGQTIKTEIVTQELIKKYGADEIGKEDTHGKWRFLIKSPLIVLRALRNGRNVIMMPAYKGIWVITPFLVLFNIFFHRSLFYVVVGGWLPDFLKKHRLFSSFFYSFNQIYVETNMMLTSMQELGFSNVSIMPNFKHLEILSYMDIDSIPTPPYKLCTFSRIIKEKGIEDAIRAVNNCNKILDKTAYTLDIYGQNEQNEWFTKLMKEQPPHISYRGNIPFNKSVEALRNHFALLFPTYYRGEGFAGTLIDAMASGLPVIATKWHANEEFIKDGDNGFTFPVHDVEALTSILLDCYKNPDKILSMRKRQLDKAQEYAPSKAIIVLTDKLN
- a CDS encoding glycosyltransferase family 2 protein; this encodes MSQDLVSVIMPTYNSGRHLKDSIDSILNQTYRNIELLITDDHSDDDNTLQILHSYVQQDQRVNVLFLDSNHGPGYARNKSIERAKGRYIAFCDSDDRWMADKLEQQIAFMQKEQLALSYSSFVTCDDNNCERGVVIAPRELTFGQLKRDNKIGCLTAVYDVEVLGKKYYMPAIRKRQDWGLFLSIIRDCKRAAGIQTPLAYYRMRKGSVSHNKLGLIKYNILIYQKVLGFSKWKSVAYFYLLFMPTHSLKVMRSKIDSFRYLQKKHK